One Helicobacter pylori genomic window, TAATGCCAAGCATGGGCGTTTTTAAACAATTGATCAAAGAATTGTATGAATGGTTGCTCCATTCTATAGATGTGGCTACGCAGCATTTAGTTGCTATGGTGGTGAAGTGCCCAACCGCTAAAGACGATTGGGCTTCCTAGGCTGATGTTGCCCATAGGGAGAGTTTGGTTCTCACTCTGTGTCCCTATAGTAGGGATTTTACAGAGTTTGAGCTCCAACGCATTCCCTACAGGTCTCACACATCATATCTCCAAAGGCGTAACTTTGCACACTTCCTGTGCTAGATACGAATGTATGGGGATATGATACCATGAATTAGGTAGCATTCATCCCAAACACTAAAGATATTTGGGATTTCTGCTAAGGAGTATTAAAAATAAGCATGGTAAAATATTTGATAAAAGAATTTCATGATCGCTTCATTTACTTTATAGACTTGCTCGCGCAGCATTTTATCATCGTTGCGCTTTCTAGTCTTCTCGTGTTGGTGTTTGGGGTTTTGATTGGGGTTTTTGTGTTTTATAACTCAAAGGCTAGGGCGTTATTGCTCCCTGTGGTGAATTTCCTCTACACCATCCCATCGCTGGCGTTATTCGCGTTATTCATTCCTGTGATTGGGTGTATGAAAGCTATTACTTCTCATATTTTTTCAAATATTCTATGACTTTCTCTAAAAATTTTGGATTATCTTTAAATCTGCCAAGTCCTGTGTTACAGCTATCGCAAATCCACTCTCTGCCCCAACCTGTGTCGTGATTGTGATCGCGTACTAGATTTGCTGTAACGCCAACTATACTTCGCTTTTCACAAATAGGACAGGTAAAAACACTTCCTTTAGGTGGTGCAATTTCATCCATTTTCTTTTTCTCTGTGGAAGATAATTTCACACCATCAATATTTTTTCGGCATTCTCTGCAACTTGGACGAGTAGTTTTTCTACCTTTGGCATCTGTTTGGTTGACTTCAAAGCCATCTATGTTTTTTAAAATATGGCAAATATTACATATCTTTTTATCATAGCCCTTACCTGTCCTATAAATATCTATCACTTCTAGCTCACTAAAATCAACCCTTTTTAACTCATTAAGTCCGATAAATAGCACTATTGCAGTTTTTCCATTGATAGCTCTAATGACACCCACAGAATTTGGTACAATATTACCTAATTGATTTTTTGCGATTACAAAATCATCATTTTTTAGCATACGAATAAGCCTTGTTGATATTGTTGTAATCTTTTTTGGGCTATTTGTATGTATTCTTTGCTTATATCTACGCCTATGAAATTTCTATTGTGCAAAAACGCCATTTTGCAAGTCGTACCCGAGCCACACATAGGATCAAAGACTATATCTCTCTCATTGCTCCAAGATAAAATATGATCAAGTGCTAACTGCTCTGGAAATATAGCTGGGTGATTAAAGGCGATTTTGTCATTTGTGCTACCGCCTAGTCCGACTGCATAATGCCAAATGTTGTTTTTTGTTTTTTCTTTTTTGAGTTCTTTTAGGATCTTATTGTTTTTTGCATCTGCACCTTTATTAGTGACAAGCATTTCCATTCCATTTCTTGCAGTGGGTTCTTTTAATGGATTGAAAGTTTTTGGCTTTCCTTTGGATAAGACAAACATATATTCATACGCATTTGTGTAAGCATTTGAGCGCATAAAGGGCGTATTTTTCTTTGCATAAATCATCACATCGTGCATATTAAATCCTATTTGCTGAAAATACAATGCTTGTCTAAAACTAGTAAGGCTTTTGTTACCGTTTTTTATTTTATCACCCACAATCCAAACAACAACACCACCTCTTTTGATAACCCTAAAAATCTCATTAGCAATGTTCTCAAACGCAAAAGTATAGCCTTGATAATTTCTCAAATTATCATAAGGTGGCGAAGTGAGAATCATATCAATGCTTTCATTTTGTAATTTGTGTTGCATAAAATTCACACAATTATCTACATAAAAATTATTTAGCAATGATTGTATGTTTGGTTTGATTTTAGCGGTCATACTATGAGCCTTTTATCAAAATTACACCATTCTAACATATAAATATTTAAAATGTAGGAAAAATAGGTAGGATTATATTTTTGCAAATTTTTCACAAAAATTTTTGCGATTTTTTATGCGAAAACCAGCCGCTATGGATAG contains:
- a CDS encoding osmoprotection protein, coding for MPSMGVFKQLIKELYEWLLHSIDVATQHLVAMVVKCPTAKDDWAS
- a CDS encoding Hpy99I family type II restriction endonuclease (The prototype restriction enzyme for this family is found in Helicobacter pylori and recognizes the site CGWCG.), which encodes MLKNDDFVIAKNQLGNIVPNSVGVIRAINGKTAIVLFIGLNELKRVDFSELEVIDIYRTGKGYDKKICNICHILKNIDGFEVNQTDAKGRKTTRPSCRECRKNIDGVKLSSTEKKKMDEIAPPKGSVFTCPICEKRSIVGVTANLVRDHNHDTGWGREWICDSCNTGLGRFKDNPKFLEKVIEYLKKYEK
- a CDS encoding DNA-methyltransferase, with amino-acid sequence MTAKIKPNIQSLLNNFYVDNCVNFMQHKLQNESIDMILTSPPYDNLRNYQGYTFAFENIANEIFRVIKRGGVVVWIVGDKIKNGNKSLTSFRQALYFQQIGFNMHDVMIYAKKNTPFMRSNAYTNAYEYMFVLSKGKPKTFNPLKEPTARNGMEMLVTNKGADAKNNKILKELKKEKTKNNIWHYAVGLGGSTNDKIAFNHPAIFPEQLALDHILSWSNERDIVFDPMCGSGTTCKMAFLHNRNFIGVDISKEYIQIAQKRLQQYQQGLFVC